GCACCCCGTCCTGCTCGCCACCGTGGTGCACATCCTCGCGACCTGGATCTGGCACGCGCCGGTGCTCTACGACGCCGCGGTCTCGAATGCCGGGATCCACCTGCTCGAGCACGCCGCGTTCCTGGGCACGGGCGTGTGGTTCTGGTCCGAGATCGTCGCGGTCGCCCGCCGTGACCGCCGCTCGCGCGGGCTGGCGCCGCTGTGCCTGGGTGCGCTGATCGCCACCGGCGGCGTGCTGGGCGCGCTCCTCGTCTTCGCCGACCGGTCCCTCTACGCCGTCTACACCGGCGCGGGCGGGCTGACGGCGCTCGAGGACCAGGAGTTCGCCGGCGCGCTGATGTGGGTGCCGCCGAGCTTCGTGTACGCCGTCGTCGCGATCCGGCTCTTCGTCGCCTGGATCGACGCCTCCGACACCGAGCTGCGGGCCCGCGAGCGCCGCGAGCGCGCGGCCGGCCGGCACTGACGACACCTCGTCGCGGGGGCCGTCGGCGGCGTCCGATCGCCGGCGTCGGGGCGGGCGCGACGAGGTGGTGCGGTCGCGGCTGCGCGCATCGGTCGCGGCTGGTCGCCCGGGCAGGCAGCGAGGCGCGACGGTTGCCGGCTCGCGCGACGGGACGCGACGGGGGAGCGGAGGGGTGTGGTGGTCGCCGTAGCAGGGGCTATCTCGGAAGCGCCCCCAGGGCGCGCACCGGGAGCGAGCGAAGCGACCCCTGCGCAGGCGACCACCACAGCCCCGGAGCGGTCGGGCTCCGGGCCGGCTCGGAGCGCCTTCAGGGCGCGCACCGCGAGCGTGCGAAGCGACCCCTGCGCAGGCGACCACCACAGCCCCGGAGCGGTCGGGCGACGCGTTCGGCGCCGCGCCGAGGACCCGCGTTCGGCGCTGCGCCGAGGACCCGCGTTCGACGCCGCGCCGGTGGCGGGGTACGCTTCGCACCCTTCAAGCCGAAGACCGCCGGATGCCCGTCAGGGCCGAAGGTCACGGCGACGCCGCAAGCGAACCAGCGTCCCGTGCGTCCCGCGCAGGTGCGATGTCCCCGACGCCGTCACGACGTGCGATCGGTGGTCCTCCCCCTCGCGCGGTGCGCCAGGGGGTTTTCTCGTTCTCACGGCGTCGTCGCGAGCCTCGGACCAGGCGTGTTCCACCGGCGGGACCGACCCACGACGGAGGAACCCGTGCCCCGTCCCGACAAGGTCGCCGTGGTCGACGAGGTCCGTGAGGGCCTGTCGAACAGCGCTGCGACCCTGCTGACCCATTACCGCGGCCTCAGCGTCACGGAGTTGGCCCAGCTGCGCGCGAAGCTGCGCGAGGCCAACGCCGAGATGCGCGTCGCCAAGAACACCCTCGCCCGTCGCGCCGCGGCCGACGCCGGCATCGAGGGCCTCGAGGAACTGCTGACCGGCCCGACCGGCCTGGTGTTCTGCCAGGAGGACCCGGTGGGTCCGGCCAAGGCGCTGCGTGACTTCGCCAAGGACCACCCGGACCTCGTCGTCCGTGGCGGCTACCTCGACGGCGCCGTGCTCTCCGAGGCCGAGGCCACCAGGCTCGCCGAGTTGGAGAGCCGCGAGGACCTGCTCGCCAAGCTCGCCGGCCTCATGTACGGCGCGCTGGCCAACACCGCGCGCCTGCTCAAGGCTCCGATCGAGCAGCAGGCCCGCCTCGTGCAGGCCCTGATCGACGCCGGCGGCTACGCCGGTGCGCCGGCCGACGCCCCCGCCGAGGAGCCCGCCGGCGCCGAGACCGCCGCGGCTGCCGAGGCTGCCGACGGAGCGCCGGCCACCGAGGCTGCCGACGACGCGCCGGCCACCGAGGCCGCCGACGCCGCCGAGGAGGCCGCTGCGGCGCCCGCCGAGGACGCCGAGGCCTGATCCCGCTTCGCCGGACGCGCGCCGGCTCGCACGATTCCGAACAGACCACAGCAAGAGGAACACCATCATGGCCAAGCTGACCACCGACGAGCTCATCGACGCCTTCAAGGAGCTCACGCTCATGGAGCTGAGCGAGCTCGTCAAGAAGTTCGAGGACACCTTCGAGGTCACCGCTGCCGCGCCGGTCGCCGTCGCCGCTGCGGGTGCCGCCGGCGGTGGCGAGGCCGCGGCCGAGGAGGAGAAGGACTCCTTCGACGTCGTGCTGACCTCGGCCGGGGACAAGAAGATCCAGGTCATCAAGGAGGTCCGCGGCCTCACGAACCTGGGTCTCAAGGAGGCCAAGGAGCTCGTCGAGAGCGCCCCGAAGCCCGTCCTCGAGGGCGTCGACAAGGACGCCGCGAACGACGCCAAGGACAAGCTCGAGGCGGCCGGCGCCAGCGTCGAGCTCGCCTGAGTTCCGCGTCGACGGGACGACGGACGCTCCCGCTGCAAGCCGAGCGTCCGTCGTCCCTGCACCGCCGCCGGGGCCCCCGGCGGCGGTGGCGTTCCGCCCAGACCGTGCGAACGGCGCACGCGAACTTTCGTGTTGACGCAGCGCGACCACGGGGCCTACACTGCTCGGCTGCCGTGTGCCCTGCGTTTCTGCCCCGCTCGCGTTCGCGCTCGAGGCGTCGTCTGCTGACCGAGGTCCTCGCCATCTCCCATGTCGCCGCGCCGCGTCCGCTGGCGTGGTCGACGTGTGTCGGAGGCGAGCCGGTCGCCGACCTCGCCACCCGTGACGGGACGTGGAGCATCGCACGTTCGACACCCGGGAGGGGGACCGGCCGACACGTCGTCCGTCGGCACGCCCCCATGTAGCCCCGACCACGCCGTGGCGAGACGGTCCGGCGCCCCGTCCCGCTACCACGGTCAGTCTCGTGTCCCACCAGCGCACATCGCGCCGCCCCACCCGCGTCCCGCTCCCGCCGGGACGCACCGACCACCACGCCAGGGAGGTCCCTGTTGGCTGGCACCGCCGTCAACTCGCGTCTCAGCTTCGCCAAGATCCGTGAGGCGCTCCCCATCGAGGAGCTCGACCTCGTCGCGATCCAGCGGCTGTCCTTCGAGTGGCTCATCGACCAGGGCCTGGGCGAGATCTTCGACGAGATCTCCCCGATCGAGGACAGCCAGGGCAAGATGGCGCTGTCCTTCTTGAACCACCGGTTCGAGGACCCGAAGTACTCCGTCGAGGAGTGCAAGGAGAAGGACTACACCTACGCCGCTCCGCTCTTCGTCACCGCCGAGTTCCTGAACAAGGAAGACGGCACGATCAAGTCCCAGACGGTCTTCATGGGTGACTTCCCCGTGATGTCCGACAAGGGCACCTTCATCATCAACGGCACGGAGCGCGTCGTCGTGTCGCAGCTCGTGCGCTCGCCGGGCGTCTACTTCGACGCGTCCGTGGACAAGACCACCGGCCGTGACGTCTTCGGCTGCAAGGTCATCCCGGCCCGCGGTGCGTGGCTGGAGTTCGAGGTCGACAAGCGCGACCTCGTCGCCGTGCGCGTGGACCGCAAGCGCAAGCAGCCGATCAGCGTCTTCTACCGCGCGCTCAAGGCCTTCCAGTGGAACGCCGAGGACGGCCGCTACGAGCTCGCCCCGTCCGAGGTGCTGACCGCCGAGGTCCCCGACGACGAGATCCTGGAGTTCTTCGGCGGCGCGGAGTCGATCGCGCTGACCCTGGAGAAGGACAACACCGGCCGCACGCCGGCGCAGGCGCTGGAGGAGATCTACCGCAAGCTGCGTCCGGGCGAGCCGCCGAACGCCGAGCAGGCCGGCCAGCTGCTGCTGGGCATGTTCTTCCAGAACAAGAAGTACGACCTCGCCCGTGTCGGTCGATACAAGATCTCCGGGCTCGAGGCGGACGCCCAGGGGCACGTCAAGCACGGCAAGCTCACCGACGAGTTCGAGGCGCTCGGCTTCCCGCGGCGTGAGGAGCACGTCCTCACCAAGGAGGACTGCCTCGCGACGATGTCCTACCTCGTCAAGCTCCACGCCGGCGAGGAGGGCTACGACACCGACGACATCGACCACTTCGGCAACCGCCGTCTGCGGTCGGTCGGCGAGCTCATCCAGAACCAGGTCCGCATCGGCCTGTCCCGGATGGAGCGCGTGGTCCGCGAGCGGATGACCACCCAGGACCTGGAGGCGATCACCCCCCAGACCCTGATCAACATCCGCCCGGTCGTCTCCGCGATCCGCGAGTTCTTCGGTACCTCGCAGCTGTCGCAGTTCCTGGACGAGACCAACCCGCTGGCCGCCCTGACGCACCGCCGGCGCATGTCCGCGTTGGGCCCCGGTGGTCTGTCGCGTGAGCGGGCCGGGTTCGAGGTCCGCGACGTCCACCCGTCCCACTACGGCCGGATGTGCCCGATCGAGACGCCGGAGGGCCCCAACATCGGCCTGATCGGCTCGCTCGCGTCGTACGCGCGCATCAACGAGTACGGCTTCGTGGAGACGCCCTACCGCAAGGTCGTCGACGGGAAGATCACCGACGAGATCGAGTACCTCACGGCCGACGAGGAGGACCGCTACGTCGTCGCCCAGGCCAACGCGCCGGTCGACGAGGGCACCCGGCAGTTCGTCAACGAGCTCGTGCTCGTGCGCGCCAAGGGTGGCGAGGTCCGCGAGGTCCCGACGGCCAACGTCGACTACATGGACGTCTCGCCGCGCCAGACCGTGTCGATCTCCGCGGCCCTGATCCCGTTCCTCGAGCACGACGACGCCAACCGCGCGCTCATGGGCGCCAACATGCAGCGGCAGGCGGTGCCGCTGCTGCGGGCCGAGTCGCCGTTCGTCGGTACCGGGATCGAGGGCAAGTCGGCCAAGGACGCCGGTGACGTCGCCGTCGCACGCCGCGGCGGGCAGGTCGTCGAGGTGGCCGCCGACCACGTGGTCGTGCGCACCGACGACGACCAGATCGACCGCTACTACCTGACCAAGTTCCAGCGCTCCAACCAGGGCTCGTGCATCAACCAGAAGCCCCTGGTCACCGAGGGTCAGCGGATCGAGGCCGGCGAGCCGCTGGCCGACGGCCCGTCGACCCACGACGGCGAGCTCGCCCTGGGCCGCAACCTGCTGGTCGGGTTCATGTCCTGGGAGGGCTACAACTTCGAGGACGCCATCATCCTCTCCGAGCGGCTCGTGCGGGAGGACGTGCTCACGTCCATCCACATCGAGAAGCTCGAGGTGGACGCCCGCGAGACCAAGCTCGGTCCCGAGGAGATCACCCGCGACATCCCCAACGTCTCCGAAGAGGTGCTCGCCAACCTCGACGAGGAGGGGATCATCCGCATCGGCGCCGAGGTCCAGCCCGGCGACATCCTGGTCGGCAAGGTCACCCCGAAGGGTGAGACCGAGCTGACCCCCGAGGAGCGGCTGCTGCGGGCGATCTTCGGCGAGAAGGCCCGCGAGGTCCGCGACACGTCCCTGAAGGTGCCCCACGGTGACCGCGGGATCGTCATCGGCGTGCAGCGCTTCAGCCGCGCCGACGGCGACGAGCTGCCGCCGGGCGTCAACGACATGGTCCGGGTCTACGTCGCGACCAAGCGCAAGATCTCCGAGGGCGACAAGCTCGCCGGCCGCCACGGCAACAAGGGCGTCATCTCGAAGATCCTGCCGGTCGAGGACATGCCGTTCCTCGAGGACGGCACGCCGCTGGACATCGTCCTGAACCCGCTGGGCGTCCCGTCGCGGATGAACGTCGGCCAGGTGCTGGAGACCCACCTCGGGTGGGCCGCCGCCAACGGCTGGAAGTTCGAGACCGCGCCGGACTGGTTCCAGCGCGTCGACTGGGACAAGCAGCTCACCGACGTCGAGGGTCCGGTTCGCTTCGCGACGCCCGTCTTCGACGGCTGCCGCGAGGACGAGCTGACCGACCTGCTCGCCAACAGCCGCCCGACCGACGACGGGGTGCGCCTCGTCGGCGTCGATGGCAAGGCGACCGTCTTCGACGGCCGCACCGGGCAGCACCTCGATGCGCCCGTCACCGTCGGCTACATGTACGTGCTCAAGCTCCACCACCTCGTCGACGACAAGATCCACGCCCGCTCGACCGGCCCCTACTCGATGATCACCCAGCAGCCGCTGGGCGGGAAGGCGCAGTTCGGTGGGCAGCGCTTCGGCGAGATGGAGGTGTGGGCCCTCGAGGCCTACGGCGCCTCCTACGCGCTGCAGGAGCTGCTGACGATCAAGTCCGACGACACCCTGGGCCGCGTCAAGGTCTACGAGGCGATCGTCAAGGGCGAGAACATCCCCGAGCCGGGCATCCCCGAGTCCTTCAAGGTGCTCATCAAGGAGATGCAGGCGCTGGCCCTCAACGTCGAGGTGCTGTCCGCCACCGGTGAGGAGATCGAGCTCCGAGAGTCCGAGGACGACGCCTTCCGGGCGGCCGAGGCACTGGGCATCGATCTGTCTCGTCCCGAGCGACCCACGGCTGAAGGCTGACCGCTGACGGGCGGGGCCGAATCCCGCCCGAGCCTCCAAGTGCTCGGTCCCTTCGGGACCTGCGCAATTCGGCTCGGTTCGGGACATCGGTCCCCACCCGTCAGCTCGCACCACACATTGCACATTGTTCTGCGACCCACCCGGTCGCCCCTGGTCGCCACTCCAGGCGTCGAGGGAAATGAAGTAGGGGAGGACGTCGGCACATGCTGGACGTGAACCACTTCGATTCGCTTCGGATCTCGCTGGCGGAGGCGCCGCAGATCCGCATGTGGTCCAACGGCGAGGTCAAGAAGCCGGAGACCATCAACTACCGCACGCTCAAGCCGGAGAAGGACGGGCTCTTCTGCGAGAAGATCTTCGGTCCCACCCGGGACTGGGAGTGCTACTGCGGCAAGTACAAGCGCGTGCGCTTCAAGGGCATCATCTGCGAGCGCTGCGGCGTCGAGGTGACCCGCGCCAAGGTGCGTCGTGAGCGCATGGGCCACATCGAGCTCGCCGCGCCCGTGACCCACATCTGGTACCTCAAGGGCGTGCCCTCGCGCCTGGGCTACCTGCTCGACATGAGCCCGAAGGACCTGGAGAAGGTCATCTACTTCGCGGCCTACGTCATCACCTCCGTCGACGAGGACAAGCGCCACGACGCGCTGCCCGAGCTCGAGGAGGAGCTGCGTCTCGAGAAGCAGGAGATCGAGAAGCAGCTCGAGGTCGACCGCCAGGAGCTGCTCGCGCAGCTCGAGGCGACCCTGGCCGAGCTCGAGGCCGAGGGCGCCAAGGCCGACGTGGTCAAGAAGGAACGCAAGGAGATCGAGAAGCAGCTCAAGACGGTCTCCGTGCGCGCGACCAACGAGCTCGAGCACCTCGACAAGGTGCTGGACACCTTCAAGAAGCTCTCGATCAAGCAGCTCATCCAGGAAGAGCTGATCTACCGCGACATGCGCGACCGGTTCGGTGACTACTTCACCGGCGGCATGGGCGCCGAGGCCGTGCGTGCGCTGCTCGACAACCTCGACCTCGACGCCGAGTCGACCGAGCTGCGCGGCATCATCGCCGAGGGCAAGGGCCAGAAGAAGCAGCGTGCCACCAAGCGCCTGAAGGTCGTCGAGGCCCTGCGCAAGACCAACAACAAGCCCGGCGCGATGGTGCTCGAGGCGATCCCGGTCATTCCGCCGGACCTGCGCCCCATGGTGCAGCTCGACGGTGGCCGGTTCGCGACCAGCGACCTCAACGACCTGTACCGCCGCGTCATCAACCGCAACAACCGGCTCAAGCGTCTGCTGGATCTCGGCGCCCCCGAGATCATCGTGAACAACGAGAAGCGGATGCTGCAGGAGGCCGTCGACGCGCTGTTCGACAACGGCCGTCGCGGGCGTCCGGTGACCGGCCCGGGCAACCGGCCGCTGAAGTCGCTGTCGGACATGCTGAAGGGCAAGCAGGGCCGGTTCCGCCAGAACCTGCTCGGCAAGCGCGTCGACTACTCCGGCCGGTCCGTGATCGTGGTCGGTCCGCAGCTGCGCATGCACCAGTGCGGCCTGCCCAAGCAGATGGCGCTCGAGCTGTTCAAGCCGTTCGTCATGAAGCGCCTCGTCGACCTCAACTACGCGCAGAACATCAAGAGCGCGAAGCGGATGGTCGAGCGGCAGCGTGCCCAGGTCTGGGACGTCCTCGAAGAGGTCATCCAGGACCACCCGGTGCTGCTGAACCGTGCGCCGACCCTGCACCGTCTGGGCATCCAGGCGTTCATGCCGACCCTGGTCGAGGGCAAGGCCATCCAGCTGCACCCGCTGGTGTGCACCGCCTTCAACGCCGACTTCGACGGCGACCAGATGGCGGTCCACCTGCCGCTGTCGGCCGAGGCACAGGCCGAGGCCCGCATCCTGATGCTGGCCCCGCACAACATCCTGTCGCCGGCGACCGGGCGTCCGATCGCCTCGCCGACCCAGGACATGGTGCTGGGCATCTACTGGCTGACCTACACCGAGGTCGACACCTCCGCGGAGCGTGACCTCACCGGGCTGCCGGTGTTCACCTCGATGGGCGAGGTCGAGCGTGCGCTCGACGACAAGCTCATCCACGTGCAGGACGCGATCGTGCTGCGCGTGCGGGGCAAGGAGCTCGCGCCCGCCGACCGTCCCGCGGCCTACCGCGAGGACGACGAGGCCTGGGCCGAGCTGCGTGACTCCGGCGCGCCGGTGCGGATCGTGACGACCGCCGGTCGGGCGATCTTCAACGAGGCGCTGCCGGCCGACTACCCGTTCGTCAACGAGACGGTCACCAAGGGCCGCGCCGGCGACATCATCAACCAGTGCACGGACCAGTTCCCGCGCTGGCAGGTCGTCGAGGTGCTCGACGCCATGAAGGACCTCGGTTACAAGAACGCCACCAAGGCGGGCGTGACCGTGGCCATCGCCGACGTGGAGACGCCCGAGCTGAAGGCGCAGGTGCTGTCCGAGTCCGAGGACCGCGCCGCCAAGATCGAGAAGCAGTTCGCCCGCGGTGTCATCACCGACAACGAGCGGCGCCAGGAACTGATCGAGATCTGGACCGAGGCCACCAGCCGGGTCGCGGACGCCATGGAGCAGAACTTCAAGGCGACCAACCCGTTCTTCATGATGGCCAACTCCGGTGCCCGAGGGAACATGACCCAGTTGCGGCAGATCGCCGCCATGCGTGGGCTCGTGGCCAACCCGAAGGGTGAGATCATCCCGCGGCCGATCAAGTCGAACTTCCGCGAGGGCCTGTCCGTGCTGGAGTACTTCATCTCCACGCACGGTGCCCGCAAGGGTCTGGCCGACACCGCGCTGCGTACCGCCGACTCCGGCTACCTCACCCGCCGGCTGGTCGACGTGTCGCAGGACCTCATCGTCCGCGAGGAGGACTGTGGCACCGACCGGGGCGTGGAGATCGTCGTCGGCGAGCACGACTCGCAGTCGCTCTACGGCCGGGTGCTGGCCCGCGACGTGGCCATGCCGGGCACCGACGAGGTGCTGATGCCGGCCGGGTCGCTGGTCGTCGACACGGGCGTGCGGCGCCTGCGTGCGGCGCTGGTGAAGGGGATCCACCCCGACACCGGCGAGGAGCTCGCAACGCCGGCGACCGACGAGGACCGGGTCGTGCGGGTCCGCTCCGTGCTGACCTGCGAGACCGAAATCGGCGTCTGCCGGGGCTGCTACGGCGAGCTGCTCGCCAACGGCGCCATGGTGGACATGGGCGAGGCGGTCGGCATCGTCGCCGCCCAGTCGATCGGTGAGCCGGGTACCCAGCTGACCATGCGGACCTTCCACACCGGTGGTGTGGCCTCGGCCGACGACATCACGCAGGGTCTGCCGCGTGTCGTCGAGCTGTTCGAGGCCCGCTCGCCGCGAGGCAAGGCCGAGATCGCCCGCATCGCCGGCAAGGTGGAGATCGAGGAGACCGACCGCGGTCGCGTGCTGCGCATCCACGGCTCGCGTGACCAGGTCGACGAGCACGAGCTGCCGCGCGGTGCGCGTCTGTTCCGCTCGGACGACGGCTCGATCGAGGTCGCCGACGGCGTCCAGGTCGAGGTCGGCCAGCAGCTGACCGGCGGCGCCATCGACCCGCACGAGCTGCTCGAGGTCCTCGGTGTCCGCACCGCCCAGCTGCACCTCGTCAAGGAGGTCCAGGACGTCTACCGCTCGCAGGGTGTGCCGATCCACGACAAGCACGTCGAGCTGATCGTCCGCCAGATGTTCCGCCGCGTGAACGTGGTGGACGCGGGTGACACGACGTTCCTGCCGGGCGACAACATCGACCGGGTGAAGTTCAAGAAGGAGAACGACCGCGTGCTCGCCGAGGGCGGGCAGCCGGCGGCCGGCCGTCAGATGCTCATGGGCATCACGAAGGCGTCGCTGGCCACGGACTCGTGGCTGTCGGCGGCCTCCTTCCAGGAGACCACCCGCGTGCTCACCGAGGCCGCTCTCGAGTCCGCGTCGGACCCGCTGGTCGGGCTCAAGGAGAACGTCATCATCGGCAAGCTCATCCCCGCCGGGACGGGCCTGTCGGACTACCGCGCCATCGAGG
This sequence is a window from Egicoccus sp. AB-alg2. Protein-coding genes within it:
- a CDS encoding cytochrome c oxidase assembly protein, encoding MTPDPWYAAWVFDAPALLLLGGTSALYLRGRGRRHARGAPAQPRRTAAFLAGVAAGLLALVTPIAAWSAHLFWVHMVQHLLLLVVAAPLLALGEPVSTIRPVLPPAGRHALARASRWSRRLRRGIGDPHPVLLATVVHILATWIWHAPVLYDAAVSNAGIHLLEHAAFLGTGVWFWSEIVAVARRDRRSRGLAPLCLGALIATGGVLGALLVFADRSLYAVYTGAGGLTALEDQEFAGALMWVPPSFVYAVVAIRLFVAWIDASDTELRARERRERAAGRH
- the rplJ gene encoding 50S ribosomal protein L10 — protein: MPRPDKVAVVDEVREGLSNSAATLLTHYRGLSVTELAQLRAKLREANAEMRVAKNTLARRAAADAGIEGLEELLTGPTGLVFCQEDPVGPAKALRDFAKDHPDLVVRGGYLDGAVLSEAEATRLAELESREDLLAKLAGLMYGALANTARLLKAPIEQQARLVQALIDAGGYAGAPADAPAEEPAGAETAAAAEAADGAPATEAADDAPATEAADAAEEAAAAPAEDAEA
- the rplL gene encoding 50S ribosomal protein L7/L12 → MAKLTTDELIDAFKELTLMELSELVKKFEDTFEVTAAAPVAVAAAGAAGGGEAAAEEEKDSFDVVLTSAGDKKIQVIKEVRGLTNLGLKEAKELVESAPKPVLEGVDKDAANDAKDKLEAAGASVELA
- a CDS encoding DNA-directed RNA polymerase subunit beta; its protein translation is MLAGTAVNSRLSFAKIREALPIEELDLVAIQRLSFEWLIDQGLGEIFDEISPIEDSQGKMALSFLNHRFEDPKYSVEECKEKDYTYAAPLFVTAEFLNKEDGTIKSQTVFMGDFPVMSDKGTFIINGTERVVVSQLVRSPGVYFDASVDKTTGRDVFGCKVIPARGAWLEFEVDKRDLVAVRVDRKRKQPISVFYRALKAFQWNAEDGRYELAPSEVLTAEVPDDEILEFFGGAESIALTLEKDNTGRTPAQALEEIYRKLRPGEPPNAEQAGQLLLGMFFQNKKYDLARVGRYKISGLEADAQGHVKHGKLTDEFEALGFPRREEHVLTKEDCLATMSYLVKLHAGEEGYDTDDIDHFGNRRLRSVGELIQNQVRIGLSRMERVVRERMTTQDLEAITPQTLINIRPVVSAIREFFGTSQLSQFLDETNPLAALTHRRRMSALGPGGLSRERAGFEVRDVHPSHYGRMCPIETPEGPNIGLIGSLASYARINEYGFVETPYRKVVDGKITDEIEYLTADEEDRYVVAQANAPVDEGTRQFVNELVLVRAKGGEVREVPTANVDYMDVSPRQTVSISAALIPFLEHDDANRALMGANMQRQAVPLLRAESPFVGTGIEGKSAKDAGDVAVARRGGQVVEVAADHVVVRTDDDQIDRYYLTKFQRSNQGSCINQKPLVTEGQRIEAGEPLADGPSTHDGELALGRNLLVGFMSWEGYNFEDAIILSERLVREDVLTSIHIEKLEVDARETKLGPEEITRDIPNVSEEVLANLDEEGIIRIGAEVQPGDILVGKVTPKGETELTPEERLLRAIFGEKAREVRDTSLKVPHGDRGIVIGVQRFSRADGDELPPGVNDMVRVYVATKRKISEGDKLAGRHGNKGVISKILPVEDMPFLEDGTPLDIVLNPLGVPSRMNVGQVLETHLGWAAANGWKFETAPDWFQRVDWDKQLTDVEGPVRFATPVFDGCREDELTDLLANSRPTDDGVRLVGVDGKATVFDGRTGQHLDAPVTVGYMYVLKLHHLVDDKIHARSTGPYSMITQQPLGGKAQFGGQRFGEMEVWALEAYGASYALQELLTIKSDDTLGRVKVYEAIVKGENIPEPGIPESFKVLIKEMQALALNVEVLSATGEEIELRESEDDAFRAAEALGIDLSRPERPTAEG
- a CDS encoding DNA-directed RNA polymerase subunit beta' is translated as MLDVNHFDSLRISLAEAPQIRMWSNGEVKKPETINYRTLKPEKDGLFCEKIFGPTRDWECYCGKYKRVRFKGIICERCGVEVTRAKVRRERMGHIELAAPVTHIWYLKGVPSRLGYLLDMSPKDLEKVIYFAAYVITSVDEDKRHDALPELEEELRLEKQEIEKQLEVDRQELLAQLEATLAELEAEGAKADVVKKERKEIEKQLKTVSVRATNELEHLDKVLDTFKKLSIKQLIQEELIYRDMRDRFGDYFTGGMGAEAVRALLDNLDLDAESTELRGIIAEGKGQKKQRATKRLKVVEALRKTNNKPGAMVLEAIPVIPPDLRPMVQLDGGRFATSDLNDLYRRVINRNNRLKRLLDLGAPEIIVNNEKRMLQEAVDALFDNGRRGRPVTGPGNRPLKSLSDMLKGKQGRFRQNLLGKRVDYSGRSVIVVGPQLRMHQCGLPKQMALELFKPFVMKRLVDLNYAQNIKSAKRMVERQRAQVWDVLEEVIQDHPVLLNRAPTLHRLGIQAFMPTLVEGKAIQLHPLVCTAFNADFDGDQMAVHLPLSAEAQAEARILMLAPHNILSPATGRPIASPTQDMVLGIYWLTYTEVDTSAERDLTGLPVFTSMGEVERALDDKLIHVQDAIVLRVRGKELAPADRPAAYREDDEAWAELRDSGAPVRIVTTAGRAIFNEALPADYPFVNETVTKGRAGDIINQCTDQFPRWQVVEVLDAMKDLGYKNATKAGVTVAIADVETPELKAQVLSESEDRAAKIEKQFARGVITDNERRQELIEIWTEATSRVADAMEQNFKATNPFFMMANSGARGNMTQLRQIAAMRGLVANPKGEIIPRPIKSNFREGLSVLEYFISTHGARKGLADTALRTADSGYLTRRLVDVSQDLIVREEDCGTDRGVEIVVGEHDSQSLYGRVLARDVAMPGTDEVLMPAGSLVVDTGVRRLRAALVKGIHPDTGEELATPATDEDRVVRVRSVLTCETEIGVCRGCYGELLANGAMVDMGEAVGIVAAQSIGEPGTQLTMRTFHTGGVASADDITQGLPRVVELFEARSPRGKAEIARIAGKVEIEETDRGRVLRIHGSRDQVDEHELPRGARLFRSDDGSIEVADGVQVEVGQQLTGGAIDPHELLEVLGVRTAQLHLVKEVQDVYRSQGVPIHDKHVELIVRQMFRRVNVVDAGDTTFLPGDNIDRVKFKKENDRVLAEGGQPAAGRQMLMGITKASLATDSWLSAASFQETTRVLTEAALESASDPLVGLKENVIIGKLIPAGTGLSDYRAIEVGHTEMPEQALPADIAEFLASTESYEGDGSWGFDGGWGFEDFPGDAGQQ